In Chloroflexota bacterium, a single window of DNA contains:
- the atpG gene encoding ATP synthase F1 subunit gamma, producing MSSIREIRRHIRSVRNISKVTRAMQMVAASKMRRAQEQVLATRPYAQKSWELLTHLAALAVRTEQEEHPLLAVRPVQAVGLVVITSDKGLCGGYNHNLLRVVTDYLQAQEKPVKVITVGRKGRDFMLRTRVNLVADFTGVPALPTLLDVLPIARTVLDDYLAGVYDEVLLAYTDFVNTLVQRPVIRRLLPLRVAGDLTEQAVSEYVESGPRVRIPEYIYEPDPQAVLAQIVPRFTELQIYQAILESIASEHSARMVAMRNATDNANELLDQLTLSFNRARQTAITKEILDIVGGAEALAKAAQA from the coding sequence GTGTCCAGCATCCGAGAGATACGCCGACACATACGGAGTGTGCGCAACATCTCCAAAGTTACGCGGGCCATGCAGATGGTGGCCGCGTCCAAGATGCGCCGCGCCCAGGAGCAGGTGCTCGCCACACGCCCCTACGCTCAGAAATCGTGGGAACTGCTCACGCACCTGGCAGCACTGGCGGTGCGCACCGAGCAGGAAGAGCACCCCCTGCTGGCGGTGCGGCCCGTGCAGGCGGTTGGCCTGGTCGTCATCACGTCGGACAAGGGCCTGTGCGGCGGGTACAACCACAACCTGCTGCGCGTGGTAACCGATTACTTGCAGGCGCAGGAGAAGCCGGTGAAGGTCATCACCGTGGGACGCAAGGGGCGCGATTTCATGCTGCGCACCCGCGTCAACCTTGTGGCCGATTTCACCGGCGTGCCGGCGCTTCCGACGCTGCTGGACGTGCTCCCCATCGCGCGGACAGTCCTGGACGACTATCTGGCGGGCGTGTACGACGAGGTGCTGCTGGCCTACACAGACTTCGTGAACACGCTGGTGCAGCGGCCCGTGATCCGCAGGCTTCTGCCCCTACGGGTGGCGGGGGACCTGACCGAACAGGCCGTGAGCGAGTACGTGGAGAGCGGGCCGCGCGTCCGCATCCCGGAGTACATCTACGAGCCCGACCCGCAGGCGGTGCTGGCGCAGATTGTGCCGCGCTTCACCGAACTGCAAATCTACCAGGCGATTCTGGAATCCATCGCCAGCGAGCACAGCGCGCGCATGGTCGCCATGCGCAACGCGACGGACAACGCCAACGAATTGCTGGATCAACTGACGCTCTCCTTCAACCGCGCCCGGCAGACGGCCATCACGAAGGAGATTCTGGACATCGTGGGCGGCGCAGAGGCTCTGGCCAAAGCGGCGCAGGCCTAG
- the atpF gene encoding F0F1 ATP synthase subunit B, whose protein sequence is MDKLGINPVALLWQFIAFGLLVFGLYKLLYKPVLRMLDERAERIRKGMEDAAKAREMAERAQEEFEKRIAEARKEGQEIVAQATQMSEKLRQEILEQARAEAERMIQKERERLTQEREQAMSELRAQVADLSIMVAQKVVGVSLDENMQRKLIADFLREAGDLK, encoded by the coding sequence ATGGACAAACTGGGAATCAACCCGGTCGCCCTCCTGTGGCAATTTATCGCGTTCGGCCTGCTGGTGTTCGGGCTGTACAAACTGCTGTACAAACCCGTGCTCCGCATGTTGGACGAGCGCGCCGAGCGCATCCGCAAGGGGATGGAGGACGCCGCCAAGGCCCGCGAGATGGCCGAGCGCGCCCAAGAGGAGTTTGAGAAGCGCATCGCCGAGGCCAGGAAAGAGGGGCAGGAGATCGTCGCCCAGGCAACGCAGATGAGCGAGAAACTGCGTCAGGAAATCCTGGAGCAGGCCCGCGCCGAGGCCGAGCGCATGATCCAGAAGGAACGCGAGCGCCTGACCCAGGAGCGCGAACAGGCCATGAGCGAACTGCGCGCCCAGGTGGCCGACCTGTCCATCATGGTCGCGCAGAAGGTCGTCGGCGTGTCGCTGGACGAGAACATGCAGCGCAAACTCATCGCCGACTTCTTGCGTGAGGCAGGAGACCTGAAGTGA
- a CDS encoding AtpZ/AtpI family protein, whose protein sequence is MKLDRKTLRALGLASGVGFSIVGSIAFWVLVGRWLDTHLGTEPCALIAGILIGLISAGSILYELAAVREKTNDEGQHNLDRDVDD, encoded by the coding sequence GTGAAACTGGATAGGAAGACCCTGCGCGCCCTGGGCTTAGCATCTGGGGTTGGGTTCTCCATCGTAGGGAGCATTGCGTTTTGGGTTCTCGTGGGCCGCTGGCTGGACACGCACCTGGGGACCGAGCCATGCGCCCTCATCGCAGGTATTCTGATCGGCCTGATCTCCGCGGGCAGCATCCTCTACGAACTGGCCGCGGTGCGCGAGAAGACGAATGACGAAGGGCAGCACAATCTGGATCGCGACGTTGACGACTAG
- a CDS encoding F0F1 ATP synthase subunit alpha, translated as MAIRADEIAAQIRQQIERFEAPVTSADVGTVLEVGDGIARASGLAGVMANEIVEFENGVQGLAFNLEADNVGIIIMGDYTEIEEGDQVHSTGRIVSVPVGEGLIGRVVNALGEPIDGKGPIQFSGYRPVERIAPNVVVRKEVDTPVQTGIKAIDAMIPIGRGQRELIIGDRQTGKTALAIDTIINQKGKNLICIYVAIGQKLSSIAQVVATLERYGAMEHTIVVAASASEPAALQYLAPYAGCAMGEEFMEQGKDALIVYDDLSKHAWAYRQVSLLLRRPPGREAYPGDIFYLHSRLLERAAKLHPDYGGGSLTALPIIETQAGDVSAYIPTNVISITDGQIYLESDLFYAGIRPALNVGISVSRVGGKAQVKAMRQVAGKLKLEMAQYRELAAFAQFGSDLDKATRAQLERGMRIQEVLKQPQYEPVPLDHQVMVLFAVTNNYMDDVPVEKIRDFEMAFRRFMDTTHPEVGQAIMRDLALSDMTIQQLRSAIEEFKATGAY; from the coding sequence GTGGCCATACGAGCAGACGAGATAGCCGCCCAAATACGACAACAGATTGAGCGATTTGAAGCGCCCGTAACGTCCGCCGACGTCGGGACCGTGCTGGAGGTCGGCGACGGCATCGCTCGCGCCAGCGGGTTAGCCGGCGTGATGGCGAACGAAATCGTGGAGTTTGAAAACGGCGTCCAAGGGTTGGCCTTCAACCTTGAGGCCGACAACGTCGGCATCATCATCATGGGCGATTATACCGAGATTGAGGAGGGCGACCAGGTGCACAGCACGGGACGCATCGTCTCCGTGCCCGTCGGCGAAGGACTCATCGGCCGCGTGGTCAACGCCCTGGGCGAGCCGATTGACGGCAAAGGCCCCATCCAGTTCAGCGGGTACAGGCCCGTGGAGCGCATCGCGCCCAACGTTGTGGTGCGCAAAGAGGTGGATACGCCCGTGCAGACCGGCATCAAGGCCATTGATGCCATGATCCCCATCGGCCGCGGGCAGCGCGAACTCATCATCGGCGACCGCCAGACGGGCAAGACCGCCCTCGCCATAGACACCATCATCAACCAGAAGGGCAAGAACCTGATTTGCATCTACGTGGCCATCGGGCAGAAACTGTCCAGCATCGCCCAGGTGGTGGCCACGCTGGAACGCTACGGCGCGATGGAGCACACCATCGTCGTCGCGGCGTCGGCATCCGAGCCGGCCGCGCTGCAATACCTGGCGCCCTATGCGGGCTGCGCCATGGGCGAGGAGTTCATGGAGCAGGGCAAGGACGCGCTCATCGTGTACGACGACTTGAGCAAGCACGCCTGGGCGTATCGCCAGGTGTCGCTGCTGCTGCGCCGCCCGCCCGGACGCGAAGCCTACCCGGGCGACATCTTCTACCTGCACTCGCGCTTGCTGGAGCGCGCGGCCAAACTGCACCCGGACTACGGCGGCGGCTCGCTGACGGCGCTGCCCATCATTGAGACCCAGGCGGGCGACGTGTCGGCCTACATCCCGACCAACGTCATCTCCATCACCGACGGGCAAATCTACCTGGAAAGCGACCTGTTCTACGCGGGTATTCGGCCTGCGCTCAACGTGGGCATCTCCGTGTCGCGCGTCGGCGGCAAGGCCCAGGTCAAGGCCATGCGCCAAGTGGCAGGCAAACTCAAATTGGAAATGGCCCAGTACCGCGAATTGGCCGCCTTCGCTCAGTTTGGGTCGGACTTGGACAAGGCCACCCGCGCCCAACTGGAGCGGGGCATGCGCATCCAAGAGGTGCTCAAACAGCCGCAGTACGAGCCGGTGCCGCTGGATCATCAGGTCATGGTCCTGTTCGCTGTAACCAACAACTACATGGACGATGTTCCGGTGGAGAAGATTCGCGACTTTGAGATGGCCTTCCGCCGATTCATGGACACGACGCATCCGGAAGTGGGGCAGGCCATCATGCGCGACCTGGCTCTGTCCGACATGACCATCCAGCAACTGCGCAGCGCCATTGAGGAGTTCAAGGCGACGGGGGCCTACTAG
- a CDS encoding TIGR00266 family protein has protein sequence MKCANCGQELPEGTRFCTSCGAPTGASAAPNPTAHQEEPPLPKLDMESEHVRHEFVGGKGRISYRIDGTIMQVVSIQLEPGEVIYSESGGMSWMSANVEMRTHSGGGLGKMLKRAVAGESLFITDFFVNNGRGIVSFASEFPGKVLPFDLKEGESLIVQKDAFMCAEKSVDLDMHFRKRLGTGLFGGEGFIMQRLTGPGFVFVEVDGEVVEYDLKAGQTLKVDTGHIAAYEPTVDFDVTLVKGLGNILLGGEGLFLATLRGPGKVWLQTMPMSKLANKIAQFMPQVGGRGSSGGVNIKLFGD, from the coding sequence ATGAAATGCGCAAACTGTGGACAGGAACTGCCCGAGGGCACGCGCTTCTGCACATCGTGCGGCGCACCCACCGGCGCGAGCGCGGCTCCCAACCCGACCGCCCACCAGGAAGAGCCGCCCTTGCCCAAACTGGACATGGAGTCCGAGCATGTCCGCCATGAGTTCGTCGGCGGCAAGGGGCGCATCTCCTACCGCATTGACGGCACCATCATGCAAGTCGTGAGCATCCAACTGGAGCCGGGCGAGGTCATCTACTCCGAGTCGGGCGGGATGTCCTGGATGAGCGCCAACGTGGAGATGCGCACGCATTCCGGCGGCGGCCTGGGCAAGATGCTCAAGCGGGCTGTGGCGGGCGAATCGCTCTTCATCACCGACTTCTTCGTGAACAACGGGCGCGGCATTGTGTCCTTCGCCTCCGAATTCCCGGGCAAGGTGCTGCCCTTTGACCTGAAAGAGGGCGAAAGCCTGATTGTCCAGAAGGACGCCTTCATGTGCGCCGAGAAGTCCGTGGACCTGGACATGCACTTCCGCAAGCGGCTGGGCACGGGCCTGTTCGGCGGCGAGGGGTTCATCATGCAGCGCCTCACCGGCCCGGGATTCGTCTTTGTGGAGGTGGACGGCGAGGTGGTGGAGTACGACCTGAAGGCCGGCCAAACGCTGAAGGTGGACACCGGCCACATCGCCGCCTACGAGCCGACCGTGGACTTTGACGTAACGCTGGTGAAGGGGCTGGGCAACATCCTGCTGGGCGGCGAGGGCCTGTTCCTGGCCACCCTGCGTGGCCCGGGCAAGGTCTGGCTGCAAACCATGCCCATGTCCAAACTGGCCAACAAGATCGCCCAGTTCATGCCGCAGGTGGGCGGGCGCGGCTCCAGCGGCGGCGTGAACATCAAACTGTTCGGCGACTAG
- the atpD gene encoding F0F1 ATP synthase subunit beta: protein MARGTVGKVVQIMGPVVDVDFAGQELPEIYNALEIIRDDGKRLVLEVQQHLGGDWVRTVAMDTTDGLRRGVSAVDTGGPIRVPVGPGTLGRIFNVIGEPIDNLGPVQATDLWPIHRPAPSFEEQVTEPQFFETGLKVIDLIAPFTKGGKTGIFGGAGVGKTVIIQELIRNIATEHGGYSVFAGVGERSREGNDLWYEMKNSGVLDKTVMVFGQMNEPPGVRLRVGLTGLTMAEYFRDEGRDVLLFIDNIFRFVMSGSEVSALLGRMPSAVGYQPTLSTEMGELQERITSTSRGSITSMQAVYVPADDYTDPAPVTTFAHLDATISLERSIAEQGLYPAVDPLASTSRILDPRVVGQEHYEVARGVQRVLQRYKDLQDIIAILGIDELTEEDKLVVSRARKIQRFLSQPMFVAESYTGREGRYVSIKDTVRGFKEILEGKHDHVPEQAFYMQGTIEDVLKTAETLRA, encoded by the coding sequence ATGGCACGAGGTACTGTGGGAAAAGTCGTGCAGATTATGGGGCCGGTGGTGGACGTGGACTTCGCCGGTCAGGAACTGCCCGAAATCTACAACGCCCTTGAGATCATCCGCGACGATGGCAAGCGGCTAGTCTTGGAAGTTCAGCAGCACCTGGGCGGCGACTGGGTGCGCACGGTCGCCATGGACACCACCGACGGGTTGCGGCGCGGCGTGAGCGCCGTGGACACCGGCGGCCCCATCCGCGTGCCCGTTGGCCCCGGCACCCTGGGGCGCATCTTCAACGTCATCGGCGAACCCATTGACAACCTGGGCCCGGTGCAGGCCACTGACTTGTGGCCCATCCACCGCCCGGCCCCTTCCTTTGAAGAGCAAGTTACCGAGCCGCAGTTCTTTGAGACCGGCTTGAAGGTCATTGACCTCATCGCGCCGTTCACCAAGGGCGGCAAGACGGGCATCTTCGGCGGCGCAGGCGTGGGCAAGACCGTCATCATCCAGGAACTCATCCGCAACATCGCCACCGAGCACGGCGGCTACTCCGTCTTCGCGGGCGTGGGCGAGCGGTCTCGCGAGGGCAACGACCTGTGGTACGAGATGAAGAACTCGGGCGTGCTGGACAAGACGGTGATGGTCTTCGGCCAGATGAACGAGCCGCCCGGCGTGCGCCTGCGCGTGGGGCTGACAGGCCTCACCATGGCCGAGTACTTCCGCGACGAGGGCCGCGACGTGCTCCTCTTCATTGACAACATCTTCCGCTTCGTCATGTCCGGCTCCGAGGTGTCGGCGCTGCTGGGGCGCATGCCGTCGGCCGTGGGCTACCAGCCCACGCTCAGCACCGAGATGGGCGAACTCCAGGAGCGCATCACGTCCACCAGCCGCGGCTCCATCACGTCCATGCAGGCCGTGTACGTGCCCGCTGACGACTATACCGACCCCGCGCCGGTAACGACGTTCGCCCACCTGGACGCCACCATCTCGCTGGAACGCTCCATCGCCGAGCAGGGCCTGTACCCCGCAGTGGACCCGCTGGCGTCCACGTCGCGCATCCTGGACCCGCGCGTTGTGGGCCAGGAGCACTACGAGGTGGCCCGCGGCGTGCAGCGCGTGCTCCAGCGTTACAAAGACCTGCAGGACATCATCGCCATCCTCGGAATTGACGAATTGACCGAAGAGGATAAACTAGTCGTGTCCCGCGCCAGGAAGATTCAGCGGTTCCTGTCGCAGCCCATGTTTGTGGCCGAGTCGTACACGGGGCGCGAAGGGCGTTACGTGAGCATCAAGGACACCGTGCGCGGCTTCAAGGAGATTCTGGAAGGCAAGCATGACCACGTGCCCGAGCAGGCGTTCTACATGCAGGGCACGATAGAAGACGTCCTGAAGACCGCCGAGACCCTGCGGGCATGA
- the atpB gene encoding F0F1 ATP synthase subunit A, translated as MKIHAPLAAETIAHLGPIPITNSMLTSVLVMALLLVLAWLATRKMQLVPGRYQALWEMVVEFLLDLSEDTAGKRVGRKVFPLIATFFIFILTANWMGLLPGIGPSIYVKVAESAGHGAEEIVHVPLFRAANADLNMTVAMALLSITVVQISGILVNGIKGYLKHLATPPLLAPVHIVSELSHIISLAARLFGNIFGGEVLVTVMYALVPVVVPAVFLGLEVLFGFIQALIFTVLSIVYIALATAGDHEEHGEQAHAAPAH; from the coding sequence ATGAAAATCCACGCACCCCTGGCCGCCGAGACGATTGCTCATCTGGGGCCGATTCCCATCACGAACTCCATGCTCACGTCGGTGCTGGTGATGGCGCTCCTGCTGGTGCTCGCCTGGCTGGCTACCCGCAAGATGCAACTCGTGCCCGGCCGCTACCAGGCCCTTTGGGAAATGGTTGTGGAATTCTTGCTGGACCTGTCGGAGGACACCGCCGGCAAGCGGGTGGGGCGAAAGGTCTTCCCCCTCATCGCGACGTTCTTCATCTTCATCCTGACCGCCAACTGGATGGGACTGCTGCCCGGCATCGGCCCCTCCATCTACGTCAAGGTGGCCGAGTCGGCGGGCCACGGGGCCGAGGAGATCGTCCACGTGCCGCTGTTCCGCGCGGCCAACGCCGACCTGAACATGACGGTGGCCATGGCGCTCCTGTCCATCACCGTCGTGCAGATTTCGGGCATACTGGTCAACGGCATCAAGGGCTACCTCAAGCACCTGGCGACGCCGCCGCTGCTGGCCCCGGTCCACATCGTCAGCGAGTTGTCGCACATCATCTCGCTGGCCGCCCGTCTTTTCGGCAACATCTTCGGCGGCGAGGTGCTCGTTACGGTCATGTACGCGCTGGTGCCTGTGGTGGTGCCGGCTGTGTTCCTGGGCCTGGAGGTGTTGTTCGGGTTCATCCAGGCGCTCATCTTCACCGTGCTGAGCATCGTGTACATCGCCCTGGCCACAGCGGGAGACCACGAAGAACACGGGGAGCAGGCTCACGCCGCCCCCGCTCACTGA
- the atpE gene encoding ATP synthase F0 subunit C encodes MTENALIKLAAAIAIGIGSIGPALGIGMAVSKAMEAVGRNPEAAGSIRTLMILGAGLAEAVAIYAFVIALVLSLVV; translated from the coding sequence ATGACTGAGAACGCATTGATCAAACTGGCAGCAGCCATCGCCATCGGCATCGGCTCCATCGGGCCTGCACTGGGCATCGGCATGGCCGTGAGCAAGGCCATGGAAGCGGTGGGGCGCAACCCCGAGGCAGCGGGCTCCATCCGAACGCTCATGATCCTGGGCGCCGGCCTTGCCGAGGCGGTCGCCATCTACGCATTCGTGATCGCGCTGGTTCTGAGCCTGGTTGTCTAG
- a CDS encoding M42 family metallopeptidase, translated as MDRTEQLLKRLTEASGVPGFEAEVRALIRGELEGIAAIEQDRMGSIVCRKDGTQPSPKIMLAAHMDEIGFMVKQITKEGHLRFVPLGGWWEQVMLAQRVIVKTAKGDIPGVMGAKPPHILTPEERNKVVDKRDMYIDIGATSREEAEQAGVRPGDPVVPVSAFTPLAGGKTYLAKAWDDRVGCALFVQALQRLASEEHPNTVYGVGTVQEEVGLRGAKTTAYVVNPDVAIILESDIAYDVPGMKQDEPPMVLGKGPSLVVFDAGMIPNTRLRDLTVETAAALGIPLQFSSLEGGRTDGSIIHLHNAGVPTIVLGVAARHIHSHAGIIHRGDYDHLLDLLVALVKRLDAATVDALVQ; from the coding sequence TTGGATCGGACTGAGCAGTTGCTGAAGCGGCTGACCGAGGCGAGCGGCGTGCCTGGGTTTGAGGCCGAGGTGCGCGCCCTGATTCGCGGCGAACTGGAGGGCATCGCCGCCATTGAGCAGGACCGCATGGGCAGCATCGTGTGCCGCAAGGATGGGACGCAGCCGTCGCCGAAGATCATGCTTGCCGCCCACATGGACGAAATCGGCTTCATGGTCAAGCAGATCACCAAAGAGGGCCACCTGCGGTTTGTGCCCCTGGGCGGATGGTGGGAACAGGTGATGCTCGCCCAGCGGGTCATCGTGAAGACGGCCAAGGGCGACATCCCCGGCGTCATGGGGGCCAAGCCGCCCCATATCCTCACGCCCGAAGAGCGCAACAAGGTGGTGGACAAGCGCGACATGTACATTGACATCGGGGCCACGTCGCGCGAGGAAGCCGAACAGGCGGGCGTGCGCCCGGGCGATCCGGTCGTGCCGGTCAGCGCCTTCACACCCCTGGCCGGCGGCAAGACGTACCTGGCCAAGGCGTGGGATGACCGCGTGGGCTGTGCGCTTTTCGTGCAGGCGCTGCAGCGCCTGGCGAGCGAGGAGCATCCGAACACGGTTTACGGCGTGGGCACCGTACAGGAGGAAGTGGGGCTTCGCGGCGCGAAGACGACGGCCTACGTGGTGAACCCCGACGTGGCCATCATCCTGGAGAGCGACATCGCCTACGACGTGCCCGGGATGAAGCAGGACGAGCCGCCGATGGTCTTGGGCAAAGGCCCCTCGCTGGTGGTCTTTGACGCGGGCATGATTCCCAACACGCGCCTTCGCGACCTGACCGTGGAAACCGCCGCGGCCCTCGGCATCCCGCTACAGTTCTCCAGCCTTGAGGGCGGCCGCACCGACGGCAGCATCATCCACCTGCACAACGCGGGGGTTCCGACCATCGTCCTGGGCGTGGCCGCGCGGCACATCCACAGCCACGCCGGCATCATCCACCGCGGCGACTACGACCACCTGCTGGATTTGCTGGTGGCGCTCGTCAAGCGGCTGGATGCGGCGACGGTTGACGCCCTGGTGCAGTAG
- the atpH gene encoding ATP synthase F1 subunit delta, with amino-acid sequence MRKNRLTQTYAEAAYEAATGVWLRALAAVQQALEANPSVFASLRDPGVDLARKQALVAPLLPADAPQEVRNFISVLLSRNDIGLLPDILEQFRRLAVRGPKAQIVRVTSAVPLTDDEKRALAEKLAAQFGENLEFEYREDPSILGGLVIRVGDRVIDASVAGKLKALRETLVARE; translated from the coding sequence GTGAGAAAGAATCGCCTGACCCAGACCTACGCGGAAGCGGCCTACGAGGCGGCCACCGGCGTCTGGCTACGGGCGCTGGCGGCAGTCCAGCAGGCGCTGGAGGCCAACCCGAGCGTGTTCGCCAGCCTGCGCGACCCGGGCGTGGACCTGGCGCGGAAACAGGCGCTGGTGGCGCCGCTGCTGCCCGCCGACGCGCCGCAGGAGGTGCGCAACTTCATCTCCGTGCTCCTGTCGCGCAACGACATCGGCCTGCTGCCCGACATCCTGGAGCAGTTCCGGCGGCTGGCGGTGCGCGGCCCCAAGGCGCAGATCGTCCGCGTTACCAGCGCCGTGCCGCTCACCGACGACGAGAAGCGCGCCCTGGCCGAGAAACTCGCCGCCCAGTTCGGCGAAAACCTGGAGTTTGAGTACCGAGAAGATCCCTCCATCCTGGGCGGGCTGGTGATACGCGTCGGCGACCGGGTCATTGACGCCAGCGTGGCGGGGAAACTGAAGGCGCTACGCGAGACCCTGGTGGCGCGCGAGTAG
- a CDS encoding S8 family peptidase: protein MEGEKISKALSAAMLQRPEAEPLPVIVKYRREPLAAKALVKGVAPTYQYTLIPAAAMRLNREQIAWLAEQASVEHLWLDMPVHALLDESVRVIQAPAVWQAGFRGQGMRIAVLDTGIDPHHPDVAGRIAATATFVGQSYYDDNGHGTHVASIAAGNGAASHGLYVGVAPEASLYIAKVLASDGSGMMSDVMAGVEWAVEQRVHVIGLSLGSSGPCDGTDALSATCDAAVERGVVVCVAAGNSGPGRYTVGSPGCARQVITVGASDDHDQVASFSSRGPTSDGRVKPDIVFPGVGIVAARAAGTAMGQVVDEHYTSASGTSMATPHAVGAVALLLQANPSLTPREVKELLMRTARNIGYEANAQGAGRGDVYQAYLGEPSPPTPEPPPTPEPGQGCLTAILRLLRRDT, encoded by the coding sequence ATGGAAGGTGAGAAGATCAGCAAAGCCCTATCGGCCGCGATGCTGCAAAGGCCCGAGGCCGAGCCGCTACCTGTCATCGTAAAGTACCGCCGCGAGCCTTTGGCGGCGAAGGCGCTGGTCAAGGGGGTTGCGCCCACCTACCAGTACACCCTGATTCCCGCCGCCGCGATGCGCCTCAACCGTGAGCAGATCGCCTGGCTTGCGGAGCAGGCCAGCGTGGAGCACCTGTGGCTGGACATGCCGGTGCACGCCCTGCTGGACGAATCGGTGCGCGTCATCCAGGCCCCTGCGGTGTGGCAGGCGGGCTTCCGCGGGCAGGGGATGCGCATCGCCGTGCTGGACACGGGCATTGACCCGCACCACCCGGACGTGGCCGGGCGCATCGCGGCCACCGCCACGTTTGTCGGCCAGTCGTACTACGACGACAACGGCCACGGCACCCATGTGGCCAGCATTGCCGCCGGCAACGGCGCGGCAAGCCACGGCCTCTACGTGGGCGTCGCGCCCGAGGCCAGCCTGTACATCGCCAAAGTTCTCGCCTCGGACGGGAGTGGCATGATGAGCGATGTGATGGCCGGCGTGGAGTGGGCCGTGGAGCAGCGGGTGCATGTCATCGGGCTTTCGCTGGGGAGCAGCGGCCCGTGCGACGGCACCGACGCCCTGAGCGCCACCTGCGACGCCGCGGTAGAGCGAGGCGTCGTGGTGTGCGTGGCCGCGGGCAATTCGGGGCCTGGGCGCTATACCGTCGGGTCGCCCGGGTGCGCGCGCCAGGTCATCACCGTCGGCGCGTCCGACGACCACGACCAAGTGGCCTCGTTCTCCTCGCGCGGGCCCACCAGCGACGGCCGCGTGAAGCCCGACATCGTGTTCCCGGGCGTGGGCATTGTGGCGGCGCGCGCGGCCGGCACCGCCATGGGCCAGGTGGTGGACGAGCACTACACCAGCGCGTCGGGGACCAGCATGGCCACGCCCCACGCTGTGGGGGCCGTGGCCCTTCTCCTCCAGGCGAACCCATCCCTCACGCCGCGCGAGGTCAAGGAACTCCTCATGCGCACGGCGCGCAACATCGGCTACGAGGCCAACGCGCAGGGAGCCGGCCGCGGCGACGTGTACCAGGCCTACCTGGGCGAGCCTTCGCCGCCGACGCCCGAGCCGCCACCGACGCCCGAACCCGGCCAGGGATGCCTCACCGCGATCCTGCGCCTGCTGCGTAGGGACACCTAG